In one Thermanaerovibrio velox DSM 12556 genomic region, the following are encoded:
- a CDS encoding heavy metal translocating P-type ATPase, producing the protein MSQTAECRSCRCCADEHHHDHHGTTRIPRGLRLVLGAAALAGSLLLPNHIRPLGLIAAYLILGTNVMASALRNALKGDLFNEFSLMSIATLGAIAIGELAEGAAVMLFYEAGELLQDMTAERSRRAIEAAMDLRPKMAHLMTPQGEADIPPDQVETGSTIIVRPGEMIPLDGQVTQGRASVDTSSLTGEGLPVDVAEGDPVQAGTMNLDGHLKIRVTRPFDQSAMARGLQLLAQQEGSRTRTERFISAFARRYTPAVMILAALISTVPPALGMGSFRQWAYRGLVFLVVSCPCALMISVPLAVLAGLGASARRGLLLKGGDALERLWQVRSAFLDKTGTLTKGTLRVLNVTPAPGVDPARLMNLAAAAEMGSNHPAARAIAAQGSHLSPEDTKELPGMGVEATVDGSSILVGNRRLMESRGVEAPEEALESGAVHVAENQRYLGSIQLGDQLREDAQTALDSLRRLGLKPLGVISGDRPHRVEELTGQLPLDIRLGDLLPADKVEVLKARPLSLFVGDGINDAAVMAASHVGIAVGGLGADVTVEASDGVLLSDRLSPVAEAVTVARMSRRVVGQNIAMALSVKAAVLILGTLGAANMWEAVFADVGMALLATLNSCRVLRSVR; encoded by the coding sequence ATGAGCCAGACCGCTGAATGCCGGTCCTGCCGGTGCTGCGCCGACGAACACCACCACGACCACCACGGAACCACCCGAATCCCAAGGGGACTGCGACTCGTCCTGGGGGCCGCCGCCCTGGCGGGGTCCCTGCTCCTTCCCAACCACATAAGACCCCTGGGCCTCATCGCCGCCTACCTCATCCTGGGGACCAACGTGATGGCCTCCGCCCTGAGGAACGCCCTCAAGGGGGACCTGTTCAACGAGTTCTCCCTCATGTCCATCGCCACCCTGGGGGCCATCGCCATAGGGGAACTGGCCGAAGGGGCGGCGGTGATGCTCTTCTACGAGGCGGGGGAACTGCTCCAGGACATGACCGCCGAGAGGTCCCGGCGAGCCATAGAGGCCGCCATGGACCTGAGGCCCAAGATGGCTCACCTCATGACCCCCCAGGGGGAGGCGGACATCCCCCCCGACCAGGTGGAGACCGGATCCACGATCATCGTGAGGCCCGGGGAGATGATCCCCCTGGACGGACAGGTCACCCAGGGCAGGGCATCGGTGGACACCTCATCCCTCACCGGCGAGGGGCTACCGGTGGACGTGGCGGAGGGGGACCCGGTCCAGGCGGGGACCATGAACCTGGACGGGCACCTGAAGATCCGGGTGACCCGCCCCTTCGACCAGTCCGCCATGGCCCGGGGACTCCAGCTGCTGGCCCAACAGGAGGGGAGCCGCACCAGGACCGAGCGGTTCATCTCCGCCTTCGCCCGCCGCTACACCCCGGCGGTCATGATCCTGGCGGCCCTCATCTCCACCGTACCACCCGCCCTCGGCATGGGCAGCTTCAGACAGTGGGCCTACCGGGGGCTGGTCTTCCTGGTGGTCTCCTGCCCCTGCGCCCTCATGATCTCCGTCCCCCTGGCGGTCCTGGCGGGGCTAGGCGCCTCCGCCCGCCGGGGACTCCTCCTCAAGGGGGGGGACGCGCTGGAAAGGCTATGGCAGGTCCGAAGCGCCTTCCTGGACAAGACCGGGACCCTCACCAAGGGGACCCTGCGGGTGCTGAACGTGACCCCCGCCCCGGGGGTGGACCCCGCCCGGCTGATGAACCTCGCCGCCGCGGCGGAGATGGGATCCAACCACCCGGCCGCCCGGGCCATCGCCGCCCAGGGGTCCCACCTCTCCCCGGAGGACACCAAGGAGCTGCCAGGCATGGGGGTGGAGGCCACCGTGGATGGCTCCTCCATCCTGGTGGGCAACCGGCGCCTCATGGAGTCCAGGGGGGTTGAAGCCCCGGAGGAGGCTCTGGAGTCCGGCGCGGTCCACGTGGCGGAGAACCAGAGGTACCTGGGGTCCATCCAGCTGGGGGATCAGCTGAGGGAGGACGCCCAAACCGCCCTGGACTCCCTCCGCCGGCTGGGGCTCAAACCCCTGGGGGTCATCTCCGGGGACAGGCCCCACCGGGTGGAGGAGCTCACCGGCCAGCTCCCCCTGGACATCCGCCTGGGGGATCTGCTCCCCGCCGACAAGGTGGAGGTGCTCAAGGCCCGACCCTTAAGCCTCTTCGTGGGGGACGGGATCAACGACGCGGCGGTTATGGCCGCCTCCCACGTGGGGATCGCCGTGGGGGGCCTGGGAGCGGACGTGACCGTGGAGGCCTCCGACGGGGTCCTCCTGTCGGACCGGCTCTCCCCGGTGGCGGAAGCGGTGACCGTAGCCAGGATGAGCCGCCGGGTGGTGGGACAGAACATCGCCATGGCCCTCTCGGTAAAGGCGGCGGTGCTGATCCTGGGCACCCTGGGGGCGGCCAACATGTGGGAGGCGGTCTTCGCCGACGTGGGGATGGCCCTGCTGGCCACGCTGAACTCCTGCCGGGTCCTCCGGTCGGTCCGTTGA
- a CDS encoding ArsR/SmtB family transcription factor produces the protein MADLDGDNQLLYDLAELFRVFGDTTRVRILWCLAQSGMCVSHLAERLRMSQSAVSHQLRILKSARLVRVTRQGRNAIYGLDDQHVKAIFDQALQHVSHTSMGRENKNEPDR, from the coding sequence GTGGCAGACCTAGACGGGGACAATCAGCTCCTGTACGACCTGGCGGAACTATTCAGGGTCTTCGGAGATACAACCCGGGTCAGGATCCTCTGGTGCCTGGCCCAGTCGGGCATGTGCGTCTCCCACCTGGCGGAGCGGCTTCGCATGAGCCAGTCGGCGGTGTCCCACCAACTGAGGATCCTCAAGTCCGCCCGGCTGGTCCGGGTCACACGACAGGGACGGAACGCCATCTACGGCCTGGACGACCAACACGTTAAGGCCATCTTCGACCAGGCCCTCCAACACGTGAGCCACACATCCATGGGAAGGGAGAACAAAAATGAGCCAGACCGCTGA
- the tuf gene encoding elongation factor Tu, translating into MAKEKFTRSKPHLNIGTIGHIDHGKTTLTAAITKTLSKKGYADFTPFDQIDKAPEERERGITINIAHVEYQTDNRHYAHIDCPGHADYIKNMITGAAQMDGAILVVSAADGPMPQTREHVLLARQVNVPALVVFMNKCDMVDDPELLDLVEMEIRDLLNKYNFPGDEVPIVRGSALKALEAEGEDEWTDKIWELMKACDEYIPTPVRETDKPFLMPIEDVFTITGRGTVVTGRVERGIIKPGDEVEIVGMRDTQKTVATSLEMFRKILDEAVAGDNVGVLLRGTGKDEVERGQVLAKPGSIKPHKHFKAEVYVLKKEEGGRHTPFFSGYKPQFYFRTTDVTGEIKLPDGVEMVMPGDNSQFEVKLIVPVALEPGLRFAVREGGRTVGAGVVTEILDK; encoded by the coding sequence ATGGCGAAGGAGAAGTTTACCAGGTCTAAGCCGCACCTTAACATTGGCACCATAGGTCACATAGACCACGGCAAGACCACGTTGACGGCGGCGATAACGAAGACGCTGTCGAAGAAGGGTTATGCGGACTTTACGCCCTTTGATCAGATAGACAAGGCGCCGGAGGAGCGGGAGCGCGGCATAACCATCAACATAGCGCACGTGGAGTATCAGACGGACAATCGTCACTATGCGCACATTGACTGCCCTGGGCACGCGGACTACATAAAGAACATGATAACCGGTGCGGCTCAGATGGACGGTGCTATTTTGGTGGTTTCTGCGGCGGATGGTCCGATGCCTCAGACCCGTGAGCACGTGTTGTTGGCCCGCCAGGTTAACGTTCCTGCGTTGGTGGTGTTCATGAACAAGTGCGACATGGTGGACGATCCGGAGCTTTTGGATCTGGTGGAGATGGAGATCCGGGATCTTTTGAACAAGTACAACTTCCCTGGGGACGAGGTTCCCATCGTTCGGGGTTCTGCGTTGAAGGCGTTGGAGGCGGAGGGCGAGGACGAGTGGACCGACAAGATCTGGGAGTTGATGAAGGCTTGCGACGAGTACATCCCGACTCCTGTTCGTGAGACCGACAAGCCGTTCCTGATGCCCATAGAGGACGTGTTCACGATCACCGGGCGCGGCACGGTTGTTACCGGTCGTGTGGAGCGTGGCATAATCAAGCCCGGCGATGAGGTTGAGATAGTGGGTATGAGGGACACCCAGAAGACGGTGGCCACGAGCCTTGAGATGTTCCGGAAGATATTGGACGAGGCAGTGGCTGGGGACAACGTGGGTGTTCTTTTGAGGGGGACTGGGAAGGACGAGGTTGAGCGTGGTCAGGTGTTGGCGAAGCCTGGCAGCATCAAGCCGCACAAGCACTTCAAGGCGGAGGTTTACGTGTTGAAGAAGGAGGAGGGTGGTCGTCACACGCCGTTCTTCTCTGGTTACAAGCCCCAGTTCTACTTCAGGACCACGGACGTGACGGGAGAGATAAAGCTTCCGGATGGTGTTGAGATGGTCATGCCTGGGGACAACAGCCAGTTTGAGGTGAAGTTGATAGTGCCGGTGGCTCTTGAGCCGGGTCTTAGGTTTGCGGTTCGCGAGGGCGGCCGCACCGTGGGCGCCGGGGTGGTCACCGAGATACTGGACAAGTAG
- the rpmG gene encoding 50S ribosomal protein L33, producing MADIIGLQCTECKRRNYVTTVNKRKMQKKLEKKKYCKWCDKHTLHKETK from the coding sequence ATGGCGGACATCATTGGTCTTCAGTGCACCGAGTGCAAGCGTCGTAACTACGTGACCACGGTTAACAAGCGGAAGATGCAGAAGAAGTTGGAGAAGAAGAAGTACTGCAAGTGGTGTGACAAACACACCTTGCACAAGGAGACGAAGTAG
- the secE gene encoding preprotein translocase subunit SecE — translation MERVLDFLREARGELKRVSWPTRQQVWYSTLVVLFVTFSVSAYLGLVDAVLAALLRGVVR, via the coding sequence GTGGAAAGGGTTTTAGATTTCTTGAGGGAGGCCAGGGGTGAGTTGAAGCGGGTCTCTTGGCCCACCAGGCAGCAGGTCTGGTATTCCACCTTGGTTGTTCTTTTTGTTACCTTCTCTGTTTCCGCGTATCTTGGTTTGGTGGATGCGGTTTTGGCCGCTCTTCTGCGCGGAGTGGTCCGCTAG
- the nusG gene encoding transcription termination/antitermination protein NusG translates to MKDYKRRWYIVQTYSGYENKVKANLEQRIATMGMGDRIFNVLIPVEEKVFIKEGKTKHVKRKVFPSYVLVEMIMDDQSWYVVRHTPGVTGFVGSGNHPIPLTEREVAEIMGKIGLAGVQKGKVEMDIVPGDTVRVKTGPFEGQVGPVVEVVPEKGKVKFSVTVFGRETVAEADYEDLEKVL, encoded by the coding sequence ATGAAAGACTACAAGAGACGCTGGTACATAGTTCAGACCTACTCGGGTTACGAGAATAAGGTGAAGGCCAATCTGGAGCAGCGGATAGCCACCATGGGGATGGGGGACAGGATCTTCAATGTGTTGATCCCCGTGGAGGAGAAGGTCTTCATAAAAGAGGGAAAGACCAAGCATGTGAAGCGCAAGGTCTTCCCTAGTTATGTGTTGGTTGAGATGATAATGGACGACCAGTCCTGGTACGTGGTCCGTCATACCCCTGGGGTGACTGGTTTTGTGGGTTCCGGCAACCATCCCATACCCCTTACTGAGCGGGAAGTGGCGGAGATAATGGGGAAGATAGGCCTTGCGGGGGTTCAGAAGGGCAAGGTGGAGATGGACATAGTGCCCGGGGACACCGTGAGGGTTAAAACCGGTCCCTTTGAAGGTCAGGTTGGGCCGGTGGTGGAGGTGGTCCCTGAGAAGGGGAAGGTCAAGTTCTCCGTCACCGTGTTTGGCCGGGAGACCGTGGCGGAGGCGGACTACGAGGACTTGGAGAAGGTTCTTTAG
- the rplK gene encoding 50S ribosomal protein L11: protein MAKKVVGEIKLQLPAGKATPAPPVGPALGQRGVNIMEFVKQFNAKTADQVGLIIPVVITVYADRSFSFILKTPPASVLIKKAANLEKGSAAPNKTKVAKITKSQVREIAQLKMVDLNANDVEAAMRMIEGTARSMGVEVVN, encoded by the coding sequence ATGGCAAAGAAGGTTGTAGGGGAGATCAAGCTGCAGCTGCCGGCAGGCAAGGCTACGCCGGCACCACCCGTAGGGCCCGCTTTGGGTCAGAGGGGTGTCAACATAATGGAGTTCGTGAAGCAGTTCAACGCGAAGACCGCGGATCAGGTGGGGCTCATAATCCCTGTGGTGATCACGGTTTACGCGGACCGGAGCTTCAGCTTCATTCTGAAGACCCCTCCCGCCAGCGTGTTGATCAAGAAGGCGGCGAACCTGGAGAAGGGTTCTGCGGCGCCCAACAAGACCAAGGTGGCCAAGATAACCAAGAGCCAGGTGAGGGAGATCGCCCAGCTCAAGATGGTGGACCTCAACGCCAACGACGTGGAGGCCGCCATGAGGATGATCGAGGGCACCGCCCGGTCCATGGGCGTGGAAGTGGTCAACTAG
- the rplA gene encoding 50S ribosomal protein L1, giving the protein MAKKSKRYRAIAEKVEDRLYGLSEAVKLVKEIATAKFDESVELHVRLGVDPRHADQQVRSTVVLPHGTGKTKRVLVIAGGEKVKEAEEAGADFVGGEDMVQKIEGGWLDFDAVIATPDVMRAVGRLGKILGPRGLMPSAKTNTVTFDVADAVRDIKAGRVEFRVDKTGITHNAIGKASFGEQQLFENASTLLRAIIKARPAAAKGQYLKSVTMTTTMGVGIPIDPVEVQKEVAE; this is encoded by the coding sequence ATGGCTAAGAAGAGCAAGAGGTATCGGGCTATTGCGGAGAAGGTGGAGGACCGGCTTTACGGGCTGTCCGAGGCGGTCAAGCTGGTTAAGGAGATCGCCACCGCCAAGTTTGATGAGAGCGTGGAGCTTCATGTCCGGTTGGGCGTAGATCCCCGCCACGCGGACCAGCAGGTGCGCAGCACCGTGGTCCTTCCTCACGGCACCGGCAAGACCAAGAGGGTGCTTGTCATCGCCGGTGGCGAGAAGGTGAAGGAGGCCGAGGAGGCTGGCGCGGACTTCGTCGGCGGCGAGGACATGGTGCAGAAGATAGAGGGCGGTTGGCTGGACTTCGACGCGGTCATAGCCACCCCGGATGTGATGAGGGCGGTTGGCCGTCTCGGTAAGATCTTGGGTCCCAGGGGACTCATGCCCAGCGCCAAGACCAACACGGTCACCTTCGACGTGGCGGACGCGGTCAGGGACATCAAGGCCGGTAGGGTTGAGTTCCGGGTTGACAAGACCGGTATAACCCACAACGCCATAGGCAAGGCCTCCTTCGGGGAGCAGCAGCTGTTTGAGAACGCATCCACCTTGCTCAGGGCGATAATCAAGGCTCGTCCCGCCGCTGCCAAGGGGCAGTACCTCAAGAGCGTCACCATGACCACCACCATGGGTGTTGGGATTCCCATAGATCCGGTGGAGGTGCAGAAGGAAGTCGCCGAGTAG
- the rplJ gene encoding 50S ribosomal protein L10: MPTKAKEQNIEQLVEMLGRSEAVFICEYRGLTVKKMTDVRSRVRKAGGEIKVAKNTLMRIALERAGLPTVDPYEQGPNAYVFAYGDVAAVAKELRDYSKEKGNEALVIKGGVMGKDLLSKDQVMALADLPSREVLIAQVVGTMAAPLRGLVTVLSGPARGLVTCLSQIKDKKENAA, encoded by the coding sequence ATGCCGACTAAGGCGAAGGAGCAGAACATCGAGCAGTTGGTTGAGATGCTGGGCCGCAGTGAGGCGGTTTTCATCTGCGAGTACCGGGGTCTTACGGTCAAGAAGATGACCGACGTGCGTTCCCGTGTCCGCAAGGCGGGCGGGGAGATAAAGGTGGCCAAGAACACCCTCATGAGGATAGCCCTTGAGAGGGCTGGGCTTCCCACGGTGGATCCCTATGAGCAGGGGCCCAACGCCTACGTGTTCGCCTACGGTGACGTGGCGGCGGTGGCCAAGGAGCTTCGTGACTACTCCAAGGAGAAGGGCAACGAGGCCCTGGTCATAAAGGGCGGAGTGATGGGCAAGGACCTGCTCAGCAAGGATCAGGTCATGGCTCTGGCGGATCTTCCCTCCAGGGAGGTCCTCATCGCCCAGGTGGTGGGTACAATGGCGGCCCCGCTCCGGGGACTCGTCACGGTGCTCTCCGGCCCTGCCAGGGGGCTCGTCACTTGTCTGTCCCAGATCAAGGACAAGAAGGAGAACGCTGCGTAG
- the rplL gene encoding 50S ribosomal protein L7/L12 has translation MTREDIIKAIEEMSVLELSQLVKDLEEKFGVSAAAPAMAMPMMAMPGAGAAAAAEEEKTEFDVVLADAGSNKINVIKVVRELTGLGLKEAKDLVDGAPKTVKEGAAKEEAEEMKKKLEEAGAKVELK, from the coding sequence ATGACCCGCGAGGACATAATCAAGGCTATTGAGGAGATGTCGGTCCTCGAGCTGTCCCAGCTCGTGAAGGATCTGGAGGAGAAGTTCGGCGTGTCCGCCGCTGCCCCTGCCATGGCCATGCCCATGATGGCCATGCCCGGTGCCGGCGCCGCTGCCGCCGCTGAGGAGGAGAAGACCGAGTTCGACGTGGTCCTGGCCGACGCGGGCTCCAACAAGATCAACGTCATCAAGGTGGTCCGGGAGCTCACCGGCCTTGGCCTTAAGGAGGCCAAGGACCTGGTGGACGGCGCCCCTAAGACCGTGAAGGAAGGGGCCGCCAAGGAAGAGGCGGAGGAGATGAAGAAGAAGCTCGAGGAGGCGGGGGCGAAGGTGGAGCTGAAGTAA
- a CDS encoding amidohydrolase family protein: MILDFHVHIYPPEVIRDARRIAEREDYFALLSSSKVHRWATVEDLIEAMDRDGVDRAVVFGFAFKDLGLCRLCNDYVLEAARAHPDRIVPMAVVPPFAKGALQEVERARSLGAVGVGELFPEGQGFDIDDVRQTWRLAGLCHELGMFLMFHCAEPVGHRYPGKGTVGVKEAAGFCENHPEVKVVFSHFGGGLFLYESMEEMRLILSNAYYDTAAMPFLYDHSMLKAAMAVAPHKMLFGTDFPILDVSRYVSRFDRAGLGAETAGALLGLNGEGFLNSLGEWAWPMGGGCG, encoded by the coding sequence TTGATCCTGGACTTTCACGTTCACATCTATCCCCCCGAGGTGATCCGGGATGCGCGCCGCATTGCGGAGAGGGAGGATTACTTCGCCCTTTTGTCCTCGTCGAAGGTGCATCGGTGGGCCACGGTGGAGGACCTCATCGAGGCGATGGACCGGGACGGGGTGGACCGGGCGGTGGTTTTCGGCTTTGCCTTCAAGGACCTGGGGCTCTGCAGGCTTTGCAACGACTATGTGTTGGAGGCCGCCAGGGCTCATCCGGACAGGATAGTCCCCATGGCGGTGGTGCCGCCCTTTGCCAAGGGGGCCCTCCAAGAGGTTGAGCGGGCCCGTTCCCTTGGGGCCGTGGGGGTTGGGGAGCTCTTCCCGGAGGGGCAGGGCTTCGACATTGACGATGTGCGCCAGACCTGGCGCCTTGCGGGGCTCTGCCACGAGCTTGGCATGTTCCTCATGTTCCACTGTGCCGAGCCGGTGGGGCACCGGTACCCGGGCAAGGGGACCGTGGGTGTCAAGGAGGCGGCGGGGTTCTGCGAGAACCACCCGGAGGTTAAGGTGGTGTTCTCTCACTTCGGGGGAGGCCTTTTCCTTTACGAGTCCATGGAGGAGATGAGGCTGATCCTGTCAAACGCCTACTACGACACCGCCGCCATGCCCTTTCTTTACGACCATTCCATGCTGAAGGCGGCGATGGCGGTGGCGCCCCACAAGATGCTTTTTGGCACCGACTTCCCGATACTTGACGTGAGCCGCTACGTTTCCCGCTTTGACCGGGCGGGGCTTGGGGCGGAAACGGCGGGGGCATTGCTGGGCCTTAACGGGGAGGGCTTCCTAAACTCCCTGGGGGAATGGGCATGGCCCATGGGTGGGGGCTGTGGTTGA
- a CDS encoding O-acetylhomoserine aminocarboxypropyltransferase/cysteine synthase family protein encodes MSSGLNRGFRGDGGMGLSTRALHAGWSHDPATGAFGLPIYATAAYRFEDSEQACRLFLLDQDGHIYSRISNPTVKAYEDCVASLEVGVGAVAFSSGQAAFTHVIGTLCSAGDHLVLSRKLYGGTLTLIRNTFGRFGVESSLVDSNSLEEVESAMRPNTKAIVVETVGNPLLDVAPLEELAKLADRHDAALIVDNTFATPVLCRPIEHGAHVVIHSATKYISGFGNVLGGIAVDGGNKDWGSPKWPLLSTPDPGYGGKVFAEAFGNKAFSAKLRATLLRDLGGCPSPFDSYLLKLSCGTLPLRMRRHSENGMAVARYLKGHPKVRWVRYPGLEDHPTHDLAVRYLDGLYGGMVAFCLDGGVEEGRRFLEGLGLFGHMANLGDSRSLAIHPASTTHSQLSPEDRRAAGIDDGLIRLSVGLEDPEDLLEDLERALRGV; translated from the coding sequence ATGTCTTCAGGGTTGAATCGGGGTTTTAGAGGGGATGGGGGTATGGGGTTGAGTACCCGGGCGCTTCACGCCGGGTGGAGTCATGACCCCGCCACGGGGGCTTTTGGGCTTCCCATATACGCCACCGCGGCATACCGGTTTGAGGACTCGGAGCAGGCCTGCCGGCTTTTCCTGTTGGACCAGGATGGGCACATATACTCCAGGATATCGAATCCCACGGTGAAGGCCTACGAGGACTGCGTGGCCTCCTTGGAGGTAGGAGTGGGGGCGGTGGCCTTCTCCTCCGGCCAGGCGGCCTTCACCCACGTGATAGGGACCTTGTGTTCCGCCGGGGACCACCTGGTGCTGTCGAGGAAGCTTTACGGCGGCACCCTTACCCTGATAAGGAACACCTTCGGTCGCTTTGGGGTGGAGAGCTCCCTGGTGGACTCCAATAGTTTGGAGGAGGTGGAGTCCGCCATGAGGCCCAACACCAAGGCCATAGTGGTGGAGACCGTGGGGAACCCCTTGCTGGACGTAGCTCCTCTGGAGGAGCTGGCGAAGCTGGCGGATAGGCACGACGCGGCGCTCATAGTGGACAACACCTTTGCCACCCCGGTGCTGTGCCGTCCCATAGAGCATGGGGCCCACGTGGTTATTCACTCCGCCACCAAGTACATATCCGGCTTCGGCAACGTGCTGGGGGGCATAGCGGTGGACGGGGGCAACAAGGATTGGGGCAGTCCTAAGTGGCCCCTTCTCTCCACCCCCGACCCGGGCTACGGGGGCAAGGTGTTCGCCGAGGCCTTTGGCAATAAGGCCTTCTCGGCGAAGCTTAGGGCCACGCTGCTGCGGGACCTGGGGGGGTGCCCGTCTCCCTTTGACTCGTACCTCCTTAAGCTCAGCTGCGGGACGCTGCCCCTTAGGATGCGGCGGCACTCGGAGAACGGCATGGCGGTGGCCCGGTACCTTAAGGGGCACCCTAAGGTCCGGTGGGTCCGGTATCCAGGCCTTGAGGACCATCCTACCCATGACCTGGCGGTGCGGTACTTGGACGGGCTGTACGGGGGTATGGTGGCGTTTTGCCTGGATGGTGGGGTTGAGGAGGGGCGTCGTTTCCTCGAGGGGCTAGGGCTTTTCGGCCACATGGCGAACCTGGGGGACTCTAGGAGCCTTGCGATACACCCTGCCAGCACCACCCACTCCCAGCTTTCCCCGGAGGACCGCAGGGCCGCGGGGATAGATGATGGGCTCATCCGTTTGAGCGTGGGTCTGGAGGACCCGGAGGACCTGCTTGAGGACCTGGAGAGGGCCTTGAGGGGGGTGTGA
- the metX gene encoding homoserine O-acetyltransferase MetX, giving the protein MVEERYLKVRIGDLPLDSGETLPGVELACSVTGRLRPDGSNLVVVCHALTGSHHLWGPSVEGLPEGWWNGVVGPGMAIDTDRFCVVCFNNLCSPYGSTAPSSLGPEGRPWGMRFPLVSCRDVARSQVMGLRALGVERALAVVGGSMGGMVALEMALSFPKVFERCVVIAAPMRLYPQAIAYNEVQRQAIMWDPDWREGDYYPDPGPVRGLATARMLAMITYRSENSFVSRWMREVAHGDPWRWDGKFQVETYLHHHGQELVKRFDANCYLYLTRAMDLHDVLAGRGGSPEEAFGGFSGRDILGVGISSDMLFPNWQVEEVVSSAKRAGVNGWYEEIESPNGHDAFLIDLDQVDDILRTFWRRTGMG; this is encoded by the coding sequence ATGGTGGAGGAGCGGTACCTCAAGGTTCGGATAGGGGACCTGCCCCTTGACTCCGGGGAGACCCTGCCGGGGGTGGAGCTGGCCTGTTCGGTCACCGGCCGATTGAGACCCGACGGGTCTAACCTGGTGGTGGTTTGCCATGCCCTGACCGGGAGCCACCACCTTTGGGGCCCTTCGGTGGAGGGGCTGCCGGAGGGTTGGTGGAACGGGGTGGTAGGTCCTGGAATGGCCATAGACACCGACCGGTTCTGCGTGGTGTGTTTTAACAACCTTTGCAGCCCCTACGGGAGCACTGCACCGTCGAGCCTGGGGCCGGAGGGAAGGCCCTGGGGTATGAGGTTTCCCCTGGTGTCCTGTAGGGACGTGGCGAGGAGCCAGGTGATGGGTTTGAGGGCCCTTGGGGTTGAGAGGGCCCTGGCGGTGGTGGGGGGGTCCATGGGGGGCATGGTGGCCCTGGAGATGGCCCTGTCGTTCCCCAAGGTCTTTGAGCGCTGTGTGGTGATAGCGGCCCCCATGAGGCTTTATCCCCAGGCAATAGCGTACAACGAGGTTCAGCGGCAGGCCATAATGTGGGACCCGGACTGGCGAGAGGGGGATTATTATCCCGATCCTGGGCCTGTTAGGGGTTTGGCCACCGCCAGGATGTTGGCCATGATAACCTACAGGAGCGAGAACTCCTTCGTGTCCCGGTGGATGAGGGAGGTGGCCCACGGGGACCCCTGGCGTTGGGACGGCAAGTTTCAGGTGGAGACGTACCTTCATCATCACGGCCAGGAGCTGGTGAAGCGTTTCGACGCGAACTGTTACCTTTATCTCACCAGGGCCATGGACCTTCACGACGTCTTGGCTGGGCGCGGAGGCTCTCCCGAGGAGGCCTTCGGGGGATTTTCGGGCAGGGACATCCTTGGGGTTGGCATATCCAGCGACATGCTTTTCCCCAATTGGCAGGTGGAGGAGGTGGTGTCCTCCGCCAAGCGGGCGGGGGTCAACGGGTGGTACGAGGAGATAGAGAGCCCCAACGGGCACGACGCTTTCCTCATAGACCTTGACCAGGTGGACGACATCCTGAGGACCTTCTGGCGCAGGACCGGCATGGGTTGA